One stretch of Gambusia affinis linkage group LG05, SWU_Gaff_1.0, whole genome shotgun sequence DNA includes these proteins:
- the seh1l gene encoding nucleoporin SEH1 isoform X2, producing the protein MFVARSIAADHKDLIHDVSYDFHGRRMATCSSDQSVKVWDKSENGEWQCTASWKTHSGSVWRVTWAHPEFGQVLASCSFDRTAAVWEEIVGESNDKQRGLSHWIKRTTLVDSRTSVTDVKFAPKHMGLMLATCSADGVVRIYEAPDVMNLSQWSLQHEISCKLSCSCISWNPSSSRAHAPMFAVGSDDSNVTYGGKVQIYEYNENTRKYSKAETLMTVTDAVHDIAFAPNLGRSFHVLAIATKDVRIFKLVPLRKESTATGPTKFEVQIVAQFDNHNSQVWRVSWNITSTLLASSGDDGCVRLWKANYMENWKCTGILKGDGSPLTGSSGQPTAMSTVVGSSVQNSQNILNGMSAGRIAKRAPFAPPLRQLTSPKINQSPAYY; encoded by the exons ATGTTCGTCGCTCGCAGCATCGCCGCTGACCATAAAGATCTCATCCACGATGTCTCGTACGATTTCCACGGCCGCAGAATGGCGACTTGTTCCAGCGACCAAAGCGTCAAG GTGTGGGATAAAAGTGAGAATGGAGAGTGGCAGTGCACAGCCAGCTGGAAG ACCCACAGTGGATCGGTGTGGAGAGTGACCTGGGCTCACCCGGAGTTCGGCCAAGTCCTGGCCTCCTGCTCGTTTGACCGAACAGCCGCCGTCTGGGAGGAGATCGTCGGGGAGTCCAACGACAAGCAGCGGGGCCTGAGCCACTGG ATCAAGAGAACCACGTTGGTGGACAGCAGAACGTCGGTGACGGACGTGAAGTTTGCGCCTAAACACATGGGTCTGATGCTGGCCACCTGCTCTGCAGACGGCGTGGTCAGGATCTACGAGGCTCCGGACGTGATGAACCTGAGCCAGTGGTCTCTACAGCACGAGATCTCCTGCAaactcagctgcagctgcataTCATGGAATCCATCAAG TTCTCGAGCCCACGCCCCTATGTTCGCCGTGGGCAGCGATGACAGCAACGTGACGTACGGTGGGAAGGTTCAGATCTACGAATACAACGAAAACACGCG GAAGTACAGTAAAGCAGAAACGCTGATGACGGTCACCGACGCCGTCCACGACATCGCCTTCGCCCCCAACCTGGGCAGATCTTTCCATGTGCTCGCCATTGCAACCAAAGACGTCCGGATTTTTAAGCTCGTCCCTTTGAG GAAGGAGAGCACGGCTACCGGACCCACTAAGTTTGAGGTCCAGATCGTGGCTCAGTTCGACAACCATAACTCCCAGGTGTGGCGCGTGAGCTGGAACATCACCAGCACCCTGCTGGCCTCGTCTGGGGACGATGGCTGCGTACGTCTGTGGAAAG CTAACTACATGGAGAATTGGAAGTGCACGGGCATCCTGAAGGGAGACGGCAGCCCCCTGACGGGCTCGTCCGGTCAGCCCACAGCCATGAGCACGGTGGTGGGCTCCTCCGTTCAGAACTCCCAGAACATCCTGAACGGGATGTCGGCAGGAAG
- the ptpn2a gene encoding tyrosine-protein phosphatase non-receptor type 2a yields MQQEFEDIDSSGKWQNLYNDIRNQAIEYPYKVAKLPINRNLNRYRDVSPYDHSRVKLENADNDYINASLVAVKEAERAYILTQGPLRNTCGHFWLMVWEQRSKAVIMLNRVIEKGSEKCAQYWPTSEELQMSFTDTGFVVRLLSEEDQSHYTIRVLELENTKTGESREIYHFHYTTWPDFGVPESPASFLNFLFKVRESGSLGPKHGPSVVHCSAGIGRSGTFALVDTCLVLMDRSKSSSSVDIQKVLLDMREYRMGLIQTSDQLRFSYMSIIEGAKLILNYSSAEQNPQIGLCREVPETDLRPPTPPPRPHLNASRPNGPCLEPHPSRGDHLSSRDSDCHSMAENSVQLRKRHREERIAGTAQKVQEMKQKLTESEKKQEKWQYWRPVLLSVGSGAALAVTVLCWMYFH; encoded by the exons ATGCAGCAAGAATTTGAGGATATTGATTCGTCCGGGAAATGGCAGAACCTTTACAAT GACATCCGCAACCAAGCCATCGAATATCCGTACAAAGTAGCTAAGCTTCCAATAAACAGGAATTTGAATCGCTACAGAGATGTCAGCCCTT ATGATCACAGTCGGGTAAAGCTTGAAAACGCGGACAATGACTACATTAACGCGAGTTTAGTCGCTGTAAAAGAAGCCGAGAGAGCTTACATTCTAACTCAG GGCCCTTTGAGGAATACGTGTGGCCATTTCTGGTTGATGGTCTGGGAGCAACGTTCTAAAGCTGTTATAATGCTCAACAGAGTGATAGAGAAAGGATCT GAAAAATGTGCTCAGTACTGGCCCACttcagaggagctgcagatgtCCTTCACTGACACGGGTTTTGTTGTTCGACTGTTGTCAGAAGAGGACCAATCCCATTATACAATCAGGGTGCTAGAACTAGAGAACACAAAG ACGGGGGAATCCAGAGAGATCTACCACTTTCACTACACCACGTGGCCTGATTTCGGGGTGCCAGAATCTCCCGCCTCTTTCCTCAACTTCCTCTTCAAAGTCCGCGAGTCTGGCTCCCTGGGGCCCAAACATGGGCCCTCAGTGGTGCACTGCAGCGCTGGGATTGGACGCTCAGGGACGTTTGCCTTGGTGGACACTTGCCTGGTCTTG ATGGACAGGAGTAAGAGCTCGTCATCTGTGGACATACAGAAGGTGCTGCTGGATATGAGGGAATATCGCATGGGCCTGATCCAGACCTCTGACCAACTGCGCTTCTCCTACATGTCCATCATCGAGGGAGCCAAGCTCATTCTGAACTACAGCTCTGCAGAACAG AACCCACAGATTGGCCTGTGCAGAGAAGTACCGGAGACGGATCTACGACCGCCAACGCCTCCGCCCAGACCTCATCTCAATGCCAGCAGGCCCAACGGCCCCTGCTTGGAGCCACACCCCAGCAGAGGGGACCACCTCTCATCGAGGGACTCAGACTGCCACAGTATGGCAGAGAACTCTGTGCA GCTGAGGAAGAGGCACCGTGAGGAGAGGATCGCTGGCACAGCACAGAAGGTCCAggagatgaaacaaaaactgactgAATCAGAGAAGAAGCAGGAGAAGTGGCAGTACTGGAGGCCCGTCCTGCTCAGCGTGGGTTCTGGGGCTGCGCTGGCTGTCACCGTTTTGTGTTGGATGTACTTCCACTAA